One window of the Sulfitobacter alexandrii genome contains the following:
- the mutL gene encoding DNA mismatch repair endonuclease MutL, whose translation MSFANPKIADIRPVIRQLDDAAINRIAAGEVVERPASAVKELVENAIDAGARRITVEYADGGKTLIRVTDDGCGMTPDDLVLALSRHATSKIDGSDLLNIRTFGFRGEALPSLGAVGRLSISSRAAGQEGAEITVSGGRHGDVRPAALNGGTIVVLRDLFHATPARLKFLRTDRAEAQAIGDVVKRLAMAEPFVRFTLRDVSGDGPGREVFRADAEQGDLFEALHGRLAQVLGREFADNALPVDAQREGLHLTGFAALPTYSRGSAVAQYLFVNGRPVRDKLLIGALRGAYHDFLSRDRHPAAALFIDCDPMLVDVNVHPAKSEVRFRDPGLARGLIVSALRHALAEAGHRASTTVAGATLGAMRPEPTGARVYQMDRPSLGARGAAHQAQAPAGFAETAGMWGRVETPAEPVTEPAAPASDYPLGTARGQVHENYIIAQTATGMVIVDQHAAHERLVYERLKRQMAENGVAAQALLIPEIVELSAGDCARLLEVADDLARLGLGIEAFGGNAVAVRETPAILGTVDARAMLLDILDELADQSDSTLLQARIEAILSRIACHGSIRSGRWMRAEEMNALLREMEETPHSGQCNHGRPTYVELKLADIERLFGRT comes from the coding sequence ATGTCATTCGCCAACCCCAAAATAGCCGATATTCGCCCCGTCATCCGGCAGCTGGACGACGCCGCGATCAACCGCATCGCCGCGGGCGAGGTGGTGGAGCGGCCGGCGTCGGCCGTCAAGGAACTGGTCGAAAACGCGATCGACGCGGGCGCGCGGCGGATCACGGTGGAATATGCCGACGGCGGCAAGACCCTGATCCGTGTCACCGACGACGGCTGCGGCATGACCCCGGACGATCTGGTGCTGGCGCTGTCGCGTCATGCGACGTCCAAGATCGACGGCTCGGATCTTCTGAACATCCGCACCTTCGGGTTCAGAGGCGAAGCGTTGCCATCGCTGGGGGCGGTGGGCCGACTGTCGATCAGCAGCCGCGCCGCCGGGCAAGAGGGCGCCGAGATCACCGTCAGCGGCGGCCGGCACGGTGACGTGCGCCCGGCAGCGTTGAACGGCGGTACGATCGTTGTACTGCGCGACCTTTTCCATGCGACGCCCGCGCGGCTGAAATTCCTGCGGACCGACCGGGCGGAGGCACAGGCGATTGGCGATGTGGTCAAGCGGCTCGCCATGGCCGAACCTTTTGTCCGCTTCACGCTGCGGGACGTGTCCGGCGACGGACCGGGCCGCGAGGTCTTTCGCGCCGATGCCGAACAGGGAGACTTGTTCGAGGCGCTGCATGGCCGTCTGGCGCAGGTGCTGGGCCGCGAATTTGCCGACAACGCGCTGCCGGTCGACGCGCAGCGCGAGGGGCTGCATCTGACCGGTTTCGCGGCGCTGCCGACCTATTCGAGGGGCTCGGCGGTGGCGCAGTATCTTTTCGTCAATGGCCGCCCGGTGCGGGACAAGCTGCTGATCGGCGCGCTGCGCGGCGCCTACCACGATTTCCTGAGCCGAGACCGGCACCCGGCGGCGGCGCTGTTCATCGACTGCGACCCGATGCTTGTGGACGTCAACGTGCATCCGGCGAAGTCCGAGGTACGTTTCCGCGATCCGGGGCTGGCGCGCGGGCTGATCGTATCCGCCCTGCGCCATGCGCTGGCGGAGGCGGGACACCGCGCCTCGACCACGGTCGCGGGCGCGACCCTTGGCGCCATGCGCCCGGAACCCACGGGTGCGCGGGTCTACCAGATGGACCGGCCCAGCCTTGGCGCACGGGGGGCGGCGCATCAGGCGCAGGCCCCTGCCGGATTTGCCGAAACCGCGGGCATGTGGGGCCGGGTGGAAACCCCTGCCGAGCCGGTGACCGAGCCTGCCGCGCCTGCGTCGGACTATCCGCTGGGCACCGCGCGCGGGCAGGTGCACGAGAATTATATCATCGCGCAGACCGCGACGGGCATGGTCATCGTAGATCAGCATGCCGCGCATGAACGGCTGGTCTATGAAAGGCTCAAGCGCCAGATGGCTGAGAATGGCGTGGCGGCGCAGGCGCTGCTGATCCCCGAGATCGTGGAACTGTCGGCGGGCGATTGCGCGCGCCTGCTGGAGGTGGCCGACGATCTGGCGCGGCTGGGTCTGGGGATCGAGGCGTTCGGCGGGAATGCCGTTGCGGTGCGCGAGACGCCCGCGATCCTGGGGACCGTCGATGCGCGCGCGATGCTGCTGGATATTCTGGACGAACTGGCCGACCAGAGCGACAGCACCCTCCTGCAGGCGCGGATCGAGGCGATCCTGAGCCGCATCGCCTGCCACGGTTCGATCCGGTCGGGCCGCTGGATGCGGGCGGAAGAAATGAATGCCCTGCTGCGCGAGATGGAGGAGACGCCCCATTCCGGCCAGTGCAACCACGGGCGGCCCACCTACGTGGAACTCAAGCTGGCCGATATCGAACGGCTGTTCGGGCGCACATGA
- a CDS encoding urate hydroxylase PuuD, with the protein MYDLAAMSAWIEFAVRWTHVIVGIAWIGSSFYFIALDLGLHRDRDLASGADGEEWQVHGGGFYHVQKYLVAPERMPDDLVWFKWESYSTWLSGFALLVLVYYLGAEFYLIDPAVMDLSTFQAVAISLASLAFGWIAYDLICKSRFGEDNTRLMILLYVILVGMAWFYTSVFSGRAALLHLGAFTATIMSANVFFIIMPNQRIVVADLKAGRKPDPKYGKIAKQRSTHNNYLTLPVIFLMLSNHYPLAFASEANWLIASLVFLMGVTIRHYFNSKHARTGDPIWTWLATALLFIAIMWLSTAPMFRGDEPTEATGPAAQRFAQADGFDRVQDIVTGRCSMCHAAEPSWEGLHWPPKGVRLETEHQIAMAARQIYLQAGLTHAMPPANLSYMQPVERAEIVAWYEAATAR; encoded by the coding sequence ATGTACGACCTTGCCGCCATGTCCGCCTGGATCGAGTTCGCGGTCCGCTGGACCCACGTGATCGTGGGCATTGCCTGGATCGGGTCGTCCTTCTACTTCATCGCGCTGGACCTCGGGCTGCATCGCGACCGCGACCTTGCTTCCGGCGCCGACGGCGAGGAATGGCAGGTGCATGGCGGCGGTTTCTACCACGTGCAGAAATACCTTGTCGCGCCCGAGCGGATGCCGGACGACCTGGTGTGGTTCAAGTGGGAAAGTTACTCCACCTGGCTCAGCGGTTTTGCCCTGCTGGTGCTGGTCTACTATCTCGGGGCCGAGTTCTACCTGATCGATCCGGCGGTCATGGACCTGTCGACGTTCCAGGCGGTCGCGATCTCGCTCGCGTCGCTCGCCTTCGGGTGGATCGCCTATGACCTCATCTGCAAAAGCCGCTTTGGCGAGGACAACACGCGGCTGATGATCCTGCTTTACGTGATCCTCGTCGGGATGGCGTGGTTCTACACCTCGGTTTTCTCGGGGCGGGCCGCGCTGCTGCACCTGGGAGCGTTCACCGCGACGATCATGTCGGCCAACGTGTTCTTCATCATCATGCCGAACCAGCGGATCGTGGTCGCGGACCTCAAGGCGGGGCGGAAACCCGATCCGAAATACGGCAAGATCGCCAAGCAGCGCAGCACGCACAACAATTACCTGACGCTGCCGGTCATCTTCCTCATGCTGTCGAACCATTATCCGCTCGCCTTCGCGTCCGAGGCGAACTGGCTGATCGCGTCCCTCGTGTTCCTGATGGGGGTCACGATCCGGCACTATTTCAACAGCAAGCACGCCCGCACGGGCGACCCGATCTGGACCTGGCTGGCCACGGCACTGCTTTTCATCGCGATCATGTGGCTGTCCACCGCGCCGATGTTCCGGGGGGATGAACCGACAGAGGCGACCGGCCCGGCGGCGCAACGGTTCGCGCAGGCGGACGGGTTCGACCGGGTGCAGGACATCGTGACGGGCCGCTGTTCGATGTGCCACGCGGCGGAGCCTTCGTGGGAGGGGCTGCACTGGCCGCCCAAAGGCGTGCGGCTGGAGACGGAGCACCAGATCGCGATGGCGGCGAGGCAGATCTACCTTCAGGCGGGTCTGACACACGCCATGCCGCCTGCGAATCTCAGCTATATGCAGCCCGTAGAGCGGGCAGAGATCGTCGCTTGGTACGAGGCCGCGACGGCCCGCTGA
- a CDS encoding ureidoglycolate lyase: protein MTDAQEIIAQKLSAAAFAPFGDVLDAAGTPDRLINAGLCGRHHDRAALDFGPDGRAGISIFDAEPRSLPYTLDLLERHPDGSQAFLPMTSHPFLVIVAPDQGDRPGVPRAFLTAPHQGINLHRGTWHGVLTPLAAPGLFAVVDRIGDTPNLDEWPLDPPYVIRAHPG, encoded by the coding sequence ATGACCGACGCGCAGGAGATCATCGCACAGAAGCTGTCGGCGGCGGCGTTCGCCCCTTTCGGAGATGTGCTGGACGCCGCCGGCACCCCCGACCGGCTGATCAACGCGGGTCTGTGCGGGCGTCACCACGATCGCGCCGCGCTCGATTTCGGCCCCGACGGCCGCGCGGGCATCAGCATCTTCGACGCGGAGCCGCGCAGCCTGCCCTATACCCTCGACCTGCTCGAACGGCATCCCGACGGCTCGCAGGCCTTCCTGCCGATGACCTCGCATCCATTCCTGGTGATCGTGGCCCCGGACCAGGGAGACCGGCCCGGTGTGCCCCGTGCCTTTCTCACCGCACCGCACCAGGGGATCAACCTGCACCGGGGCACATGGCACGGGGTCCTGACGCCGCTTGCCGCCCCCGGACTGTTCGCCGTCGTCGACCGGATCGGCGATACACCGAACCTTGACGAATGGCCGCTCGACCCGCCCTATGTGATCCGCGCGCACCCCGGCTAG
- a CDS encoding bifunctional allantoicase/(S)-ureidoglycine aminohydrolase — MSYAFPPGGLPDQSVDPEGTAVFTPAYAVLPAVTQRDIVTSYLPGWRDMRMWVLARPLSGFAETFSQYAVELRPGGGSDAPETDPEAQSVIFVAQGQVTLNIDGQRHIMAPGGYAYIPPDAVWTVWNDGESVAQFHWIRKRYKPAEGVDTPEAFVTSDKEVAPIEMPDCDGVWSTTRFVDPSDLRHDMHVNIVTFRHGGRIPFAETHVMEHGLYVLEGTADYLLNKDWVGVGPGDFMWLRAFCPQACIATGDGPFRYLLYKDVNRHMPL; from the coding sequence ATGAGTTACGCGTTTCCCCCCGGCGGATTGCCGGACCAGTCGGTCGATCCGGAAGGGACGGCGGTGTTCACCCCCGCCTATGCGGTGCTTCCCGCCGTGACGCAGCGCGATATCGTCACCAGCTACCTGCCCGGCTGGCGCGACATGCGGATGTGGGTGCTGGCCCGGCCGTTGTCGGGTTTCGCCGAGACCTTTTCGCAATACGCGGTGGAATTGCGGCCCGGTGGCGGGTCAGACGCGCCCGAAACGGACCCGGAGGCGCAGTCGGTGATCTTCGTGGCGCAGGGACAGGTGACGCTGAACATCGACGGGCAGCGGCACATCATGGCGCCGGGCGGCTACGCCTACATCCCGCCCGATGCCGTCTGGACCGTCTGGAACGACGGCGAGTCCGTGGCGCAATTTCACTGGATCAGGAAACGCTATAAGCCTGCCGAGGGCGTGGATACGCCGGAGGCTTTCGTTACCTCGGACAAGGAGGTGGCACCGATCGAGATGCCGGACTGCGACGGGGTCTGGTCAACCACGCGGTTCGTCGATCCTTCGGACCTGCGGCATGACATGCACGTGAACATCGTGACGTTCCGGCACGGCGGGCGCATCCCCTTTGCCGAGACGCACGTGATGGAACACGGGCTCTACGTTCTGGAGGGCACCGCGGATTACCTGTTGAACAAGGATTGGGTCGGCGTCGGGCCCGGCGATTTCATGTGGTTGCGCGCGTTCTGCCCGCAGGCCTGCATCGCCACCGGCGACGGCCCCTTCAGGTATCTGCTCTACAAGGACGTGAACCGGCACATGCCGCTATGA
- the puuE gene encoding allantoinase PuuE, with protein sequence MNRYPRDFHGYGPTPPDARWPGGARIAVQFVVNYEEGGENCLLHGDAASEAFLSEIVGAQPWPGQRHWNMESIYDYGARAGFWRLHRLFTDAGIPVTVYGVASALARAPGQVEAMRDAGWEIASHGLKWIDYKDHTAEAEQADMDEAIRLHTEVVGEAPRGWYCGRTSVNTVALAARTGLFDYVSDTYDDDLPYWMRVGPRDQLIIPYTLDCNDMRFATPQGFNSGDQFYAYLRDTFDALYAEGTQGAAKMMSVGLHCRLVGRPGRIQALKRFVEYIKGFEGVWTPRRIDIADHWRAEHPPQPDRVRPSQMDRDAFVEAYGGIFEHSPWIAERAHALELGPAHDCPAGLHNALARMFRSASEAERLDVLQAHPDLAGKLANAKRLTEASTAEQASAGLDALTDAERAKFEALNADYVAKHGFPFIIAVRDHDKAGILRAFETRIAQDTATEFATACGQVERIARLRLEDMS encoded by the coding sequence ATGAACCGCTATCCCCGCGATTTCCACGGCTACGGCCCCACGCCCCCCGATGCCCGATGGCCCGGAGGCGCGCGTATCGCGGTGCAATTCGTGGTGAACTACGAGGAGGGCGGCGAGAACTGCCTGCTGCATGGCGATGCCGCCTCGGAAGCCTTCCTGTCGGAGATCGTCGGCGCGCAGCCCTGGCCGGGGCAGCGGCACTGGAACATGGAAAGCATCTATGATTACGGCGCGCGGGCAGGGTTCTGGCGGCTGCACAGGCTGTTCACCGATGCCGGCATCCCGGTGACCGTCTATGGCGTGGCCAGCGCGCTCGCCCGCGCCCCCGGGCAGGTGGAGGCGATGCGGGACGCCGGTTGGGAGATCGCCAGCCACGGGCTGAAATGGATCGATTACAAAGACCATACCGCCGAGGCGGAACAGGCCGACATGGACGAGGCCATCCGGCTGCACACCGAGGTGGTGGGCGAAGCGCCACGCGGGTGGTACTGCGGGCGCACCTCGGTCAATACCGTGGCGCTGGCCGCGCGCACGGGTCTGTTCGACTACGTCTCCGACACCTACGATGACGATCTGCCCTACTGGATGCGGGTGGGTCCGCGCGATCAGCTCATCATTCCCTACACGCTGGACTGCAACGACATGCGTTTCGCCACGCCGCAGGGGTTCAATTCCGGTGACCAGTTCTATGCCTACCTGCGCGATACTTTCGATGCGCTCTACGCCGAAGGCACGCAAGGCGCGGCCAAGATGATGTCGGTCGGTCTGCATTGCCGGCTGGTGGGGCGGCCCGGCCGGATCCAGGCACTGAAACGGTTCGTGGAATACATCAAGGGGTTCGAAGGGGTCTGGACGCCCCGCCGCATCGACATCGCGGATCATTGGCGCGCCGAGCATCCGCCGCAGCCGGATCGGGTGCGGCCCAGCCAGATGGACCGTGACGCCTTTGTCGAGGCCTACGGCGGCATCTTCGAGCATTCCCCCTGGATCGCCGAAAGGGCCCATGCGCTGGAACTGGGCCCCGCCCATGATTGTCCGGCAGGGCTGCACAACGCGCTGGCGCGGATGTTCCGTTCCGCCAGTGAGGCGGAGCGTCTGGATGTCCTGCAGGCGCACCCCGACCTCGCGGGCAAGCTGGCGAACGCCAAACGCCTGACCGAGGCAAGCACGGCGGAGCAGGCCAGCGCGGGGCTGGATGCCCTGACCGATGCCGAGCGGGCAAAGTTCGAGGCGCTGAATGCCGATTACGTGGCCAAGCACGGCTTTCCGTTCATCATCGCGGTCCGCGACCATGACAAGGCCGGAATCCTGCGCGCCTTCGAGACGCGGATCGCACAGGACACCGCGACCGAATTCGCCACCGCCTGCGGGCAGGTGGAGCGCATCGCGCGGCTGCGGTTGGAGGACATGTCATGA
- the uraH gene encoding hydroxyisourate hydrolase, which produces MADGYLTTHVLDTAMGQPARALAVTLYRIEGDARIRLADMQTNADGRTDTPILPREGFAPGTYELVFAVGAYLDRVGSPAESPRFLDEVPIRFGISDATAHYHVPLLLSPYGYSTYRGS; this is translated from the coding sequence ATGGCCGACGGATACCTGACGACCCATGTTCTGGATACCGCGATGGGCCAGCCCGCCCGCGCGCTGGCGGTGACGCTCTACCGGATCGAGGGCGACGCGCGGATCAGGCTGGCGGATATGCAGACCAATGCCGATGGGCGCACGGACACGCCGATCCTCCCGCGGGAGGGGTTCGCGCCCGGCACCTACGAACTGGTCTTTGCGGTCGGTGCCTACTTGGACCGGGTCGGCAGCCCGGCCGAAAGCCCGCGGTTCCTCGATGAGGTGCCGATCCGTTTCGGCATCTCCGACGCCACGGCGCACTACCACGTGCCGCTGCTGTTGTCGCCCTACGGGTATTCAACCTACCGGGGCAGCTGA
- a CDS encoding metal ABC transporter permease, which produces MSGEEFVPLSLVPLLTGICVAVACALPGNFLVLRRQALIGDAISHVVLPGIVVAFLIGGSVGTLPMLLGAAGAAVLAVGAIEAVRRLGGIETGAAMGVVFTTMFAAGVLLLEQSDTSSVHLDVEHALYGNLESLIWLDATGWGSLLDPQALGALPVELPRMAATLVLVAAFIALFWRPLKISTFDEGFARTIGLRTGALGLALVIISAIAAVAAFDAVGSIIVIAMFICPSAAARLMTNRLEHQIAWSVGFATLSAILGYVLAGYGPLWIGLQDSVSAAGMIATVSGLILALAALGGPHRRRGSAAPVG; this is translated from the coding sequence ATGAGCGGTGAGGAATTCGTTCCGTTGAGCCTTGTGCCGTTGCTGACGGGTATCTGCGTGGCCGTGGCCTGCGCCCTGCCGGGCAATTTCCTCGTGCTGCGGCGACAAGCGTTGATCGGCGATGCGATCAGCCACGTCGTCTTGCCGGGAATCGTCGTCGCCTTTCTGATCGGCGGCTCGGTCGGCACCCTGCCGATGCTTCTGGGGGCCGCGGGGGCGGCGGTGCTGGCCGTGGGTGCGATCGAGGCGGTACGCCGCCTTGGCGGGATCGAAACCGGCGCGGCCATGGGGGTCGTCTTTACCACGATGTTCGCGGCAGGCGTGCTCCTGCTGGAGCAATCCGACACGTCCTCCGTGCATCTGGACGTGGAGCACGCGCTTTACGGCAACCTCGAAAGCCTGATCTGGCTGGACGCGACGGGCTGGGGCTCGTTGCTCGACCCGCAGGCGCTGGGTGCCCTCCCGGTGGAACTGCCGCGCATGGCGGCGACGCTGGTTCTCGTGGCGGCTTTCATCGCGCTGTTCTGGCGGCCTCTCAAGATCAGCACGTTCGACGAGGGGTTCGCGCGCACCATCGGGTTGCGCACCGGGGCACTGGGACTGGCCCTCGTCATCATATCCGCGATTGCCGCGGTGGCCGCGTTTGACGCGGTCGGCAGCATCATCGTGATCGCGATGTTCATCTGTCCGTCCGCCGCCGCCCGGCTGATGACCAACCGGCTGGAGCATCAGATCGCCTGGTCCGTCGGCTTTGCCACCCTATCGGCGATCCTGGGCTACGTGCTGGCGGGCTACGGCCCGCTGTGGATCGGCCTGCAGGACAGCGTGTCGGCCGCGGGGATGATCGCGACGGTATCCGGCCTGATCCTCGCGCTGGCGGCGCTGGGCGGACCGCACCGGCGGCGCGGCTCAGCTGCCCCGGTAGGTTGA
- a CDS encoding metal ABC transporter permease, translated as MIAEALLLQLGYNATLVTLGATLLGMAAGVGGTFLFLRKRALVSDAISHATLPGVALAFMVMVTLGGDGRNLVGLLSGAALSAVAGLLLVSWLSGRTRLAEDAAIGSVLSVFFGFGIVLLTVIQTMSSGRQAGLEGFLLGSTAGMLRSDALIIAVSAALTLALVVLMRRPLTLASFDPEYATSIGQNVPRTDLAMMGLVLAVTVVGLKLVGLILIVALLIIPPVTARFWTERTDRVVVISGAVGGVSAYVGAALSAAIPDLPTGPIIVLVGFALFALSLLAAPGRGVVSALVRHRAHQRRVHLRQGLLALAHGQPIYERMTLRLLQARGLALPDGVPTDRGRARAARALRDESRWQVIRSDPAFEAAAAQDDGLTDIETVLTADQLAEVDARLPKVGMPA; from the coding sequence ATGATCGCGGAAGCGCTGCTGCTGCAACTGGGCTACAACGCCACTCTCGTGACACTGGGGGCGACGTTGCTGGGGATGGCGGCGGGCGTCGGGGGCACCTTTCTGTTCCTGCGCAAGCGCGCACTGGTCAGCGATGCCATAAGCCACGCGACCCTGCCGGGTGTGGCGCTGGCCTTCATGGTGATGGTGACGCTGGGCGGCGACGGCCGCAATCTGGTGGGGCTCTTGTCGGGCGCGGCGCTGTCTGCGGTGGCAGGTCTGCTGCTGGTGTCCTGGCTCTCCGGCCGGACCCGACTTGCCGAGGATGCCGCGATCGGGTCGGTGCTGTCCGTCTTCTTCGGTTTCGGTATCGTGCTGCTGACGGTGATACAGACCATGTCCTCGGGCCGGCAGGCCGGACTGGAAGGTTTCCTGCTCGGCTCCACCGCGGGGATGTTGCGCAGCGATGCGCTGATCATCGCCGTTTCCGCCGCGCTGACCCTCGCGCTGGTGGTCCTGATGCGCCGGCCGCTGACGCTGGCCTCGTTCGATCCGGAGTACGCGACGTCGATCGGCCAGAACGTGCCCCGCACGGACCTTGCGATGATGGGGCTGGTCCTCGCGGTGACGGTGGTGGGGCTCAAGCTGGTCGGCCTGATCCTGATCGTGGCATTGCTCATCATACCGCCGGTCACCGCGCGGTTCTGGACCGAACGGACCGACCGGGTCGTCGTGATCTCGGGGGCGGTGGGCGGCGTGTCGGCCTATGTCGGCGCGGCACTGTCCGCCGCCATCCCCGATCTGCCGACCGGACCGATCATCGTTCTGGTCGGGTTTGCCCTTTTCGCACTTTCGCTGCTGGCGGCGCCGGGGCGCGGGGTCGTGTCCGCGCTTGTCCGGCACCGCGCGCACCAGCGCCGGGTGCACCTGCGTCAGGGTCTGCTGGCATTGGCGCATGGCCAGCCGATCTACGAAAGGATGACGCTGCGGCTCTTGCAGGCGCGGGGGCTCGCGTTGCCCGACGGGGTGCCGACCGACCGGGGACGCGCCCGCGCCGCGCGCGCCCTGCGTGACGAAAGCCGCTGGCAGGTGATCCGTAGCGACCCCGCGTTCGAGGCCGCCGCGGCGCAGGACGACGGGCTGACGGACATCGAAACGGTGCTGACCGCCGATCAGCTTGCCGAGGTGGACGCGCGCCTTCCCAAGGTGGGGATGCCGGCATGA
- a CDS encoding metal ABC transporter ATP-binding protein: MSLRLATERPPETDANHRDSSPLAVRGMTVSYGQKPAIFSVDMTVEPGRMTAIIGPNGAGKSTLLKAALGILTPLAGAATVYGKPVEKQRHRIAYVPQRASVDWDFPTRVIDVVLMGLYPQLGLLGRIRPTHRARAGDCLARVGMEDFADRQIGQLSGGQQQRVFLARALAQDADLYLLDEPFAGVDAATEKAIIGVLKSLRDAGKTVVAVHHDLSTVTDYFDNVFLINTRRIAEGPVATTFVTANLQNAYGGRLAGAQMEALALS, from the coding sequence ATGTCCCTCAGGCTCGCCACCGAACGACCGCCGGAAACCGATGCGAATCACCGCGACTCCAGCCCGCTCGCGGTGCGTGGTATGACGGTATCCTACGGCCAGAAACCCGCGATCTTCTCCGTCGACATGACGGTCGAACCGGGGCGGATGACGGCCATCATTGGCCCCAACGGCGCGGGCAAGTCCACCCTGCTGAAGGCGGCGCTGGGCATCCTGACGCCGCTGGCGGGCGCCGCGACCGTCTACGGCAAGCCGGTGGAAAAACAGCGCCATCGCATCGCCTACGTGCCGCAACGGGCCAGCGTGGACTGGGATTTCCCGACGCGCGTGATCGACGTCGTGCTGATGGGGCTCTATCCGCAACTGGGTCTGCTGGGGCGCATTCGCCCCACCCACCGTGCGCGGGCCGGGGACTGCCTTGCGCGGGTCGGGATGGAGGATTTCGCGGACCGGCAGATCGGCCAGTTGTCCGGCGGGCAGCAGCAGCGTGTCTTCCTCGCGCGGGCGCTGGCGCAGGATGCGGATCTCTACCTGCTGGACGAACCTTTCGCCGGGGTCGATGCGGCGACGGAAAAGGCGATCATCGGCGTGCTCAAGTCGCTGCGGGACGCGGGCAAGACGGTGGTGGCGGTTCACCATGACCTGTCAACGGTCACGGACTATTTCGACAACGTCTTTCTCATCAACACCCGGCGGATCGCGGAAGGGCCGGTGGCGACCACCTTTGTCACCGCGAACCTGCAGAACGCTTACGGCGGACGGCTGGCCGGCGCGCAGATGGAGGCGCTGGCCCTGTCATGA
- a CDS encoding metal ABC transporter solute-binding protein, Zn/Mn family, translating into MSIDPRTLNLTRRATLLGGLSLLATASALRAAPVLNVVATTGMIADGARRVGGDAVEVRALMGPGVDPHGYRQTRSDIVAMTRADLTLWHGLFLEAQMERFFEELGGKRSVVAVAEALDKGRLLEHPDYAGRYDPHVWMTPEIWSDVVTEIAVALTDVRPDMAETFAANAQDYRRELATLSGYARDALARVPEEARVLVTAHDAFSYFGREYGFEVIGIQGISTNSEAGLNRISELVDLLVERRIGAVFVETSVSDRNMRALIEGAAARGHEVVIGGSLYSDAMGQEGTYEGTYIGMIDHNVTTIARALGADLSAGGMAGKLSGAS; encoded by the coding sequence ATGAGCATTGATCCCCGGACCCTGAACCTTACCCGCCGCGCCACCCTTCTGGGCGGCCTGTCGCTGCTGGCGACGGCGAGCGCGCTGCGCGCGGCGCCCGTGCTGAACGTGGTGGCGACCACTGGCATGATCGCCGACGGCGCGCGCCGGGTCGGCGGGGACGCGGTGGAAGTCCGGGCCCTGATGGGACCGGGCGTCGACCCGCACGGCTACCGCCAGACCCGCAGCGACATCGTGGCGATGACGCGGGCCGACCTGACCCTGTGGCACGGTCTCTTCCTCGAGGCGCAGATGGAACGGTTCTTCGAGGAGCTGGGCGGCAAGCGCAGTGTCGTGGCGGTCGCCGAGGCGCTGGACAAGGGCAGGCTGCTGGAACATCCCGACTACGCGGGCCGCTACGATCCGCACGTCTGGATGACGCCCGAAATCTGGTCCGACGTGGTGACCGAGATCGCTGTCGCCCTCACGGACGTGCGCCCCGACATGGCCGAAACCTTTGCCGCCAACGCGCAGGACTACCGGCGCGAGCTTGCCACGCTGTCGGGCTATGCCCGCGACGCGCTGGCCCGCGTGCCCGAAGAGGCCCGCGTGCTGGTCACGGCGCATGACGCATTCAGCTATTTCGGCCGGGAATACGGGTTCGAGGTGATCGGCATCCAAGGGATTTCCACGAATTCCGAGGCGGGGCTGAACCGGATCTCCGAACTGGTGGACCTGCTGGTGGAGCGCCGGATCGGCGCTGTCTTCGTCGAGACATCGGTCTCGGATCGCAACATGCGCGCGCTCATCGAAGGCGCCGCCGCGCGGGGGCACGAGGTGGTGATCGGCGGATCGCTCTACTCGGATGCGATGGGGCAGGAGGGTACCTACGAGGGAACCTACATCGGGATGATCGACCACAACGTCACCACCATCGCCCGGGCGCTGGGCGCGGATCTGTCCGCCGGCGGCATGGCGGGCAAGCTGTCCGGGGCAAGCTGA